A single region of the Novosphingobium sp. SL115 genome encodes:
- a CDS encoding MarR family winged helix-turn-helix transcriptional regulator has product MATAEITRQSVVPELNLDGIDAVLGLHIGTVNTLFVSRLERRLDALTVTPKQVAILWLVNANPGVKQTELSRFFQIERPTVHQFVRQLIKNDYLVNEPSKLDRRAGGLWLTDAGRDVLATARTVIAGHEDELTACLTAREKTELFRILMKLYLQAPAKD; this is encoded by the coding sequence GTGGCCACGGCCGAGATTACCCGCCAGTCTGTTGTTCCCGAACTGAACCTTGATGGCATTGATGCCGTTCTTGGTCTGCATATCGGCACGGTCAACACGCTGTTCGTTTCGCGTCTGGAACGGCGGCTTGATGCGCTGACCGTGACGCCAAAACAGGTGGCGATCCTGTGGTTGGTCAATGCCAACCCCGGTGTGAAGCAGACTGAACTTTCGCGGTTCTTTCAGATCGAACGGCCGACGGTTCATCAGTTCGTGCGTCAGTTGATTAAGAATGATTATCTGGTCAACGAACCGTCGAAGCTGGATCGTAGAGCCGGTGGTCTGTGGCTGACGGATGCAGGGCGCGATGTTCTGGCAACAGCGCGCACCGTGATTGCGGGGCATGAAGATGAATTGACCGCATGCCTGACCGCGCGCGAAAAAACTGAACTGTTCCGTATTCTGATGAAGCTCTACCTGCAGGCTCCGGCAAAGGACTGA
- a CDS encoding LacI family DNA-binding transcriptional regulator, protein MTFANTARSTAHATMEDVARLAGVSLKSVSRVINAEPHVSAKLRAKVEAAIAELNYVPDTAARSLAGARAFIVGLLFDNPSPNYTMKVQSGVYEACKQHQHHLQNRQSQFKRTARRTRSAAFCHGAQQPL, encoded by the coding sequence ATGACTTTCGCAAATACCGCACGCAGCACCGCCCACGCAACGATGGAAGACGTTGCCCGGCTGGCTGGCGTTTCGCTGAAAAGCGTGTCGCGCGTCATCAATGCCGAGCCGCACGTATCTGCAAAACTGCGTGCCAAGGTCGAAGCGGCGATTGCAGAACTGAACTATGTGCCTGATACTGCGGCAAGATCGCTTGCCGGCGCACGCGCATTCATCGTCGGCCTGCTGTTTGACAATCCCAGCCCCAATTACACGATGAAGGTGCAGTCGGGCGTTTACGAAGCGTGCAAACAGCACCAGCATCATCTGCAGAATCGACAATCTCAATTCAAACGTACCGCGCGAAGAACTCGAAGCGCAGCTTTCTGCCATGGTGCGCAACAGCCGTTGTGA
- the ahpC gene encoding alkyl hydroperoxide reductase subunit C produces MSIVGTKLKPFQATAFHQGKFVDVSDTDVVGKWGVFFFYPADFTFVCPTELEDLADSYAELQGMGVEVYSVSTDTHFSHKAWHDSSPAIGKISYYMLGDQNHTISNNFGILREGVGLADRGTFVTDPDGTIQLVEITPEGVGRNAAELVRKIKAAKYWRENPGQVCPAKWEEGAETLAPSIDLVGKI; encoded by the coding sequence ATGTCGATCGTCGGAACCAAGCTGAAGCCTTTCCAGGCGACCGCTTTCCATCAGGGCAAGTTCGTTGATGTCAGCGACACGGACGTTGTGGGCAAGTGGGGCGTGTTCTTCTTCTACCCGGCCGACTTCACCTTCGTCTGCCCGACCGAACTGGAAGACCTTGCCGACAGCTATGCCGAGCTTCAGGGCATGGGCGTCGAAGTATATTCGGTGTCGACCGACACGCACTTCAGCCACAAGGCATGGCACGACAGCTCGCCCGCCATCGGCAAGATCAGCTATTACATGCTGGGCGACCAGAACCACACGATCTCGAACAACTTCGGCATCCTGCGCGAAGGCGTTGGTCTTGCTGACCGCGGCACTTTCGTGACCGATCCCGACGGCACGATCCAGCTTGTCGAAATCACGCCTGAAGGTGTGGGCCGCAACGCTGCTGAACTGGTCCGCAAGATCAAGGCTGCCAAGTACTGGCGCGAAAATCCCGGCCAGGTTTGCCCGGCCAAGTGGGAAGAAGGTGCAGAAACGCTTGCTCCTTCGATCGACCTCGTCGGCAAGATCTGA
- a CDS encoding DUF3237 domain-containing protein, protein MNGLALRAGLLLTLLFAQNATAAEGPAAPAPTLTFAFSVKATLDPVVEQGEVDNGRRRFIPITGGTVTGPALTGTVLPEGGDWQVILPGGLTSIEARYYIKAADGTVIEVTNPGVRTASTDVIEKLAKGEPVDPSAYYFRTTPRFMVKAGPHEWMRRKVFVARGIRNPDNVVIDFYTVE, encoded by the coding sequence ATGAATGGTTTGGCGCTGCGCGCAGGGCTACTGCTGACGCTGTTGTTCGCACAGAACGCCACCGCCGCAGAAGGCCCGGCGGCCCCTGCCCCCACCCTTACTTTCGCATTTTCAGTCAAGGCCACGCTTGATCCCGTGGTGGAACAGGGCGAAGTCGACAACGGACGCAGGCGCTTCATCCCGATCACGGGCGGCACCGTCACCGGCCCCGCGCTGACCGGTACGGTCCTGCCCGAAGGCGGTGACTGGCAGGTTATCCTGCCCGGCGGCCTGACCAGCATCGAAGCGCGCTACTACATCAAGGCTGCCGATGGCACCGTCATCGAAGTGACCAACCCCGGCGTGCGCACCGCCAGCACTGATGTGATCGAAAAGCTGGCCAAAGGCGAACCGGTTGATCCGTCAGCCTATTATTTCCGCACCACACCGCGCTTCATGGTAAAGGCAGGCCCGCACGAATGGATGCGCCGCAAGGTCTTCGTCGCGCGCGGCATCCGCAACCCTGACAACGTCGTGATCGATTTTTACACTGTAGAATAG
- a CDS encoding HlyD family secretion protein produces the protein MASSPESHPENAPANEGRKKAVGRIALAALALGAVYGAWSLYDYQTVGRFMQDTDDAYVKADGVTVSSKLAGYVRTVGVTDNQQVSDGALLVQIDSTDFDTRLAQSSAQVDVARATEAATLASINEAQSAVGQARAALQASQRDLAYLNGEVARMRPLVASGAEPRQGFDQLVANRDKSAADVAAKQAALSAASDRVVSARAQAGQSAAQIKAAEAQRKAASNDLATTRLVAPIAGKIGNSTVRVGQYVTPGQRLMTIVPTQAIYVEANFKETQIGLMRPGQPVTVHVDALPDVDFHGSVESITPGTGANFSLIPPQNATGNFTKIVQRVPVRIRINAGPESRKVLVPGLSLHVEVDTRNAKSAIESIREEQDRVTSK, from the coding sequence ATGGCCTCCTCCCCCGAATCCCATCCTGAAAATGCCCCCGCAAATGAAGGCCGCAAGAAAGCCGTAGGACGCATCGCGCTGGCGGCACTGGCGCTAGGCGCAGTCTATGGCGCATGGTCGCTGTATGATTATCAGACCGTCGGTCGCTTCATGCAGGACACCGATGACGCCTATGTGAAGGCGGATGGCGTCACCGTCAGTTCCAAGCTGGCAGGCTATGTCCGCACGGTCGGCGTCACCGACAACCAGCAAGTGTCCGACGGCGCACTGCTGGTGCAGATCGATTCCACCGATTTCGACACCCGCCTTGCCCAAAGCAGCGCGCAAGTTGACGTCGCCCGCGCCACCGAAGCCGCCACGCTCGCCTCGATCAACGAAGCGCAATCGGCGGTCGGACAGGCCCGCGCCGCGCTTCAGGCCTCGCAGCGCGATCTGGCTTACCTCAACGGCGAAGTTGCCCGCATGCGCCCACTGGTGGCCAGTGGTGCCGAACCGCGTCAAGGCTTCGACCAGCTCGTCGCCAACCGTGACAAGTCCGCCGCCGATGTCGCTGCCAAGCAGGCCGCGCTGTCCGCCGCCAGCGACCGCGTAGTCAGCGCCCGCGCGCAGGCGGGTCAGTCCGCCGCACAGATCAAGGCCGCCGAAGCGCAGCGCAAAGCCGCCAGCAACGATCTTGCCACCACCCGCCTTGTCGCACCCATCGCAGGCAAGATCGGCAATTCCACCGTCCGCGTCGGTCAATACGTCACGCCGGGCCAGCGCCTTATGACCATCGTACCGACGCAGGCGATTTATGTCGAAGCCAACTTCAAGGAAACGCAGATTGGTCTGATGCGCCCCGGCCAGCCGGTGACCGTGCATGTCGATGCTCTGCCCGATGTCGATTTCCACGGCTCTGTCGAAAGCATCACGCCGGGCACCGGCGCCAACTTTTCGCTGATTCCGCCGCAGAACGCCACCGGCAACTTCACCAAGATCGTCCAGCGCGTGCCCGTGCGCATCCGCATCAACGCTGGGCCGGAATCGCGCAAGGTGCTGGTGCCCGGTCTGTCGCTGCATGTCGAGGTTGACACCCGCAACGCCAAATCGGCCATTGAATCTATCCGTGAAGAACAGGATCGGGTGACCTCGAAGTGA
- a CDS encoding glycoside hydrolase family 3 protein, protein MHRHSRSACSFSLRAALVAGAALLAFGGTAIAKPAFRDLNHNGKRDVYENTALPVEKRLDDLLARMTLEEKVALMLHGTLQAEGGRGIGVGKAYDKTLAQELLARGVNSFITRIAPDPVTFSNENNAIQKLAEATRLGIPATISTDPRNHFQVVVGASADASGFSKWPETLGMAAIGDEALVERFGKLVAGEYRAVGIQMALSPQADLFTEPRWPRGTATFGSDPATVSRLAGAYVRGFQGSADGLVKTGVATIVKHWVGYGAEPEGFDGHNYYGRIAKLDNESFAQHVAAFDGALAAKSAGVMPTYVIAEGVSIDGKPLPQVGAGFSKPLIDGLLRGTKKFGGIVISDWAITNTCPEQCMAPTTEKPQGFAIAMPWGVENIAEEDRYAMGANAGIDQFGGVDNPAPLMAAVKAGKVSEARVTEAARRVLRLKFDLGLFDNPYVDPVKAAQIVGSKATQAEADAAQRAGQVLLENRGGLLPLKSGTKVWLSGVSTDDARAAGLTVVDSVEAADVALVRVATPHEMLHPNHFFGSRQNEGRLDFRASDDATKMILAAAAKVPTVVAVDLDRPAVLTEIKDKASGLFGLFGASDAVLLDLVTGKASPKGKLPFELPSSAKAVEDQHPGRPDDSANPLYKRGDGITYR, encoded by the coding sequence ATGCACCGCCACAGCCGCTCCGCCTGTTCCTTTTCCTTGCGTGCTGCGTTGGTGGCAGGGGCCGCCCTGCTGGCCTTTGGCGGTACTGCCATAGCCAAGCCCGCATTCCGCGATCTGAACCATAACGGCAAGCGTGACGTCTATGAAAACACCGCGCTGCCGGTGGAAAAGCGGCTGGATGACCTGTTGGCGCGCATGACGCTGGAGGAAAAGGTCGCGCTGATGTTGCACGGCACGCTTCAGGCCGAAGGCGGACGCGGGATTGGCGTGGGCAAGGCCTATGACAAGACGCTGGCGCAGGAATTGCTGGCGCGGGGGGTGAACAGCTTCATCACCCGCATTGCGCCTGATCCTGTGACCTTCTCGAACGAAAACAACGCGATCCAGAAGCTGGCCGAGGCTACGCGCCTTGGCATTCCGGCGACGATCAGCACCGATCCGCGCAACCACTTTCAGGTTGTTGTAGGAGCCAGTGCCGATGCCAGCGGATTTTCCAAGTGGCCCGAAACGCTGGGCATGGCGGCTATTGGCGATGAAGCGCTGGTGGAACGGTTCGGCAAGCTGGTGGCGGGCGAATATCGCGCGGTCGGCATCCAGATGGCGCTGTCGCCGCAAGCAGACCTGTTCACCGAACCGCGCTGGCCGCGTGGCACGGCGACGTTCGGGTCTGATCCTGCCACTGTATCGCGGCTTGCCGGGGCCTATGTTCGCGGGTTTCAGGGTAGCGCCGATGGTCTGGTGAAAACGGGTGTGGCAACCATCGTGAAGCACTGGGTCGGCTATGGCGCAGAACCAGAAGGGTTTGACGGGCATAACTATTATGGCCGCATCGCCAAGCTGGACAATGAAAGTTTTGCGCAGCACGTGGCGGCGTTCGATGGCGCGCTGGCGGCGAAATCTGCGGGCGTGATGCCGACCTACGTCATTGCCGAAGGTGTCAGCATTGATGGCAAGCCGCTGCCGCAAGTGGGAGCGGGGTTCAGCAAGCCGTTGATCGACGGGCTGCTGCGCGGGACCAAAAAGTTTGGCGGCATCGTGATTTCCGATTGGGCGATTACCAATACCTGCCCCGAACAGTGCATGGCCCCGACAACGGAAAAGCCACAGGGCTTTGCCATTGCGATGCCGTGGGGCGTTGAAAACATTGCCGAGGAAGATCGCTATGCCATGGGCGCCAATGCGGGGATTGACCAGTTTGGCGGGGTGGACAATCCCGCGCCACTGATGGCCGCAGTGAAGGCGGGCAAGGTGTCCGAAGCGCGCGTCACCGAGGCGGCGCGCCGGGTGCTGCGCCTGAAGTTTGACCTTGGCCTGTTTGACAATCCTTATGTCGATCCGGTCAAGGCTGCGCAGATTGTGGGCAGCAAGGCGACGCAGGCGGAAGCCGATGCAGCCCAGCGCGCCGGGCAGGTGCTGCTGGAAAACCGGGGCGGATTGCTGCCGCTGAAATCCGGGACCAAGGTTTGGCTTTCGGGTGTATCGACTGATGATGCGCGTGCCGCCGGACTGACGGTGGTTGACAGCGTTGAAGCGGCAGATGTGGCGCTGGTGCGCGTGGCGACACCGCATGAAATGCTGCACCCCAACCACTTTTTTGGGTCGCGCCAGAACGAAGGACGGCTTGATTTCCGCGCTAGCGACGATGCGACTAAGATGATCCTTGCCGCTGCGGCCAAAGTGCCGACCGTGGTTGCGGTTGATCTGGACCGGCCTGCGGTGCTGACCGAAATCAAGGACAAGGCCAGCGGTCTGTTCGGCCTGTTCGGGGCAAGCGATGCGGTGCTGCTGGATCTGGTGACGGGCAAGGCCAGCCCCAAGGGCAAGCTGCCATTCGAACTGCCATCATCCGCCAAGGCGGTGGAAGACCAGCATCCGGGTCGCCCGGATGACAGCGCCAATCCGCTCTACAAGCGCGGCGATGGCATAACGTATCGGTAA
- a CDS encoding substrate-binding domain-containing protein, whose product MVRNSRCDGFVLTPPLTDNQIILDFLDRAGIRYVRIAPDIQPDRAPGVCIDDAAGAAAMARHLWELGHRRYAVVRGPVTHGAAARRVAGFINELQRLGLEEPVIEGDGGFSFEGGIVAGGEILARDRRPTAIFAGNDDSAAGVMVACSQAGARVPQDVSVCGFDDSWIARSVWPYLTTVYQPIEEMGRAATALLLRREEPESVLHQLDFHVVIRDSTAPPQAG is encoded by the coding sequence ATGGTGCGCAACAGCCGTTGTGACGGCTTCGTGCTGACCCCACCGTTGACTGACAACCAGATCATTCTGGACTTCCTCGACCGCGCCGGGATTCGCTACGTCCGCATCGCCCCCGATATTCAGCCTGACCGCGCACCGGGCGTATGCATCGATGACGCCGCTGGTGCCGCCGCGATGGCCCGTCACCTGTGGGAACTGGGTCACCGTCGTTATGCCGTGGTGCGCGGCCCTGTAACACATGGCGCAGCAGCGCGCCGCGTTGCCGGGTTTATCAACGAATTGCAGAGGCTGGGCCTGGAAGAACCAGTCATCGAAGGCGACGGTGGCTTCAGCTTTGAAGGCGGCATCGTCGCAGGCGGTGAAATTCTTGCCCGCGACCGGCGACCGACCGCCATTTTTGCTGGCAATGACGATTCGGCCGCAGGTGTCATGGTCGCCTGTTCACAGGCTGGCGCACGCGTGCCACAGGATGTTTCCGTGTGCGGGTTTGACGATAGCTGGATCGCGCGCTCAGTCTGGCCTTATCTGACCACGGTCTATCAACCGATCGAAGAAATGGGCCGCGCCGCCACGGCCCTACTACTACGGCGCGAAGAACCTGAAAGCGTGCTGCATCAGCTGGATTTCCATGTGGTTATCCGCGATTCCACCGCGCCGCCACAAGCTGGCTGA
- a CDS encoding efflux transporter outer membrane subunit, with the protein MIAPQTLRRAAATSLLALALAGCATVGPDYAGAPASAPQAASRGAFIRADTAANTAAPAARWWESLSDPVLNQLVDSALADAPTIAAANARVAQSRASLAANRTAVLPTVNASGMAPYINVPGNLFGEGGGRDEINAYNIGFDASWELDLFGGTRRKIEAASARAEAAQAGAADARVTLSAELARAYVGLRARQAMVALQERQAAIDTELVTLARQRFTAGTTARQPVNAAEAQSFTSESDLAKSRAEIAVLMDQISVLTGKEPGALDALLSAPAAIPLPPAEVAVGDPALLLRSRPDIRMAERQLAAANADVGAKIADKFPKISFMGLLGLGGQNIGDVVDPGNIVGLVLPRIQWSLFDGGRANRQVDVAKGAYAEAEANYRRTVLAALQDAEGSLARFGAQRVAFAKTVDAENRARRNVDLQQQRLSAGTIRRTDRLDAERQALQLAMAANSAKADLTSGFIAVEKALGLGWNTPEPQK; encoded by the coding sequence ATGATTGCCCCCCAGACCCTCCGCCGCGCCGCCGCGACCTCGTTGCTGGCGCTGGCACTGGCCGGATGCGCCACCGTTGGCCCGGACTATGCCGGTGCCCCTGCCTCCGCCCCGCAGGCCGCATCGCGCGGAGCCTTCATTCGCGCCGATACCGCCGCCAACACGGCGGCCCCCGCCGCACGTTGGTGGGAAAGCCTCAGCGATCCGGTGCTGAACCAGCTTGTCGACAGCGCACTGGCCGATGCCCCAACCATCGCGGCGGCCAATGCCCGCGTGGCGCAATCGCGCGCATCGCTTGCTGCCAATCGCACGGCAGTTCTGCCCACGGTCAACGCATCGGGCATGGCACCTTATATCAACGTGCCGGGCAATCTGTTTGGCGAAGGCGGCGGGCGGGATGAAATCAACGCCTACAACATCGGCTTCGACGCCTCGTGGGAACTTGACCTGTTCGGCGGTACCCGTCGGAAGATCGAGGCAGCCAGTGCGCGCGCAGAGGCCGCTCAGGCTGGTGCAGCGGACGCTCGCGTCACGCTCTCGGCTGAACTCGCCCGCGCTTATGTCGGCCTCCGCGCCCGACAGGCCATGGTCGCGCTACAGGAACGGCAGGCCGCCATCGACACCGAACTGGTCACCCTCGCTCGCCAGCGCTTCACCGCAGGCACAACCGCGCGCCAGCCGGTCAACGCTGCCGAAGCGCAAAGCTTCACCAGCGAATCCGATCTGGCCAAAAGCCGTGCGGAAATCGCGGTCCTGATGGACCAGATTTCCGTGCTCACCGGAAAGGAACCCGGCGCGCTCGACGCCCTGCTTTCGGCCCCCGCTGCTATTCCGCTGCCCCCCGCCGAAGTTGCTGTGGGCGATCCCGCTCTGCTTCTGCGCAGCCGTCCCGATATCCGCATGGCCGAACGCCAGCTTGCAGCCGCCAATGCCGATGTCGGCGCAAAGATCGCGGACAAGTTCCCCAAGATCTCGTTCATGGGCCTGCTCGGCCTTGGCGGGCAGAACATCGGTGATGTTGTCGATCCCGGCAATATCGTCGGCCTTGTTCTGCCGCGCATCCAGTGGTCGTTGTTCGATGGTGGCCGCGCCAATCGGCAGGTCGATGTGGCCAAGGGCGCTTATGCCGAAGCCGAAGCCAACTATCGCCGCACCGTGCTGGCAGCGCTTCAGGATGCCGAAGGTTCGCTGGCCCGCTTTGGCGCGCAACGTGTTGCTTTCGCCAAGACCGTGGACGCAGAAAACCGCGCGCGCCGTAACGTCGATCTACAACAACAGCGCCTTTCCGCAGGCACCATTCGCCGCACTGACCGGCTTGATGCAGAACGTCAGGCACTACAACTGGCGATGGCTGCAAACTCGGCAAAGGCAGATCTCACCAGTGGCTTTATCGCCGTGGAAAAAGCCCTTGGTCTTGGCTGGAATACCCCGGAGCCGCAGAAATGA
- a CDS encoding c-type cytochrome yields the protein MNQKTTMSKRPIVLAAMALAGAVLAVAGAGAVAAQPAADPARGKTVFARCAACHDLNTGAVRLGPSLKGVIGRKSGTAGTFAYSEAMKSKGVVWNAETLDTYLASPSKYIPGNRMAFPPMSNAQDRADVIAYLQQAAR from the coding sequence ATGAACCAGAAAACCACCATGTCGAAGCGCCCCATCGTTCTTGCCGCCATGGCCTTGGCCGGGGCGGTGCTGGCTGTCGCGGGGGCAGGGGCGGTAGCTGCGCAACCGGCGGCTGATCCGGCGCGCGGGAAGACCGTTTTCGCACGGTGTGCAGCCTGCCATGATCTGAACACGGGGGCTGTGCGACTGGGGCCTTCGCTCAAAGGCGTGATTGGCCGCAAATCAGGCACGGCAGGCACTTTTGCCTATTCCGAAGCGATGAAATCCAAGGGCGTGGTGTGGAACGCCGAAACGCTGGACACCTATCTTGCAAGCCCATCGAAATACATTCCCGGCAACCGGATGGCTTTTCCGCCGATGAGCAATGCGCAGGACCGAGCCGATGTGATTGCTTATCTGCAGCAGGCCGCACGCTGA
- a CDS encoding DHA2 family efflux MFS transporter permease subunit codes for MEGATLPPPPPATPEKADATAWMGVAAGAIGSLMATLDISIVNASLPTIQGEIGASSSEGTWIATAYLVAEIIIIPLTAWLERVFGLRRFLMIATALFTVFSIMCGLSTSLTMMILGRIGQGFTAGAMIPTALTIIATRLPPSQQPIGTALFGSTVIMGPVMGPLVGGWLTENFSWHYAFFVNVPISIILMVLLFVGLPKGKMKLGELINADWFGVIGMVLGLGGITVVLEEGHREQWFESALIWQLTAMTVLGFVMIGIGQVYAKRPVIKLALLRNRAFAAVFTLSLVLGAVMFGTAYVIPQFLAAVADYNALQAGKIVFLSGIPAALMMPMFPILVARVDLRVIVGTGIILLGLSCYMDVSLTAQSRGSDFVVTQLLRGLGTVFCMLFLNQAAISSVSVEEAGDGAGLFNAGRNLGGSIGLALLATLQDERWEFHRWSLHSALGANNLNVQDWVSQQAMTYGGGPDGMAAALRSLDGQVLREALVMAFNDDFMALTVGIVLVAPLVLLLRPLPKGYHAKAAH; via the coding sequence ATGGAGGGAGCCACCCTTCCCCCACCTCCGCCCGCCACGCCCGAAAAGGCCGACGCCACGGCATGGATGGGCGTAGCCGCAGGAGCCATCGGCTCGCTGATGGCCACACTCGACATATCCATTGTCAACGCCTCGCTCCCCACCATTCAGGGCGAAATCGGCGCATCGTCCAGCGAAGGGACGTGGATTGCCACGGCCTATCTCGTGGCCGAAATCATCATCATCCCGCTCACCGCATGGCTTGAGCGCGTGTTCGGCCTGCGTCGCTTCCTGATGATCGCCACCGCGCTGTTCACTGTGTTCTCGATCATGTGCGGGCTTTCCACTTCGCTCACCATGATGATCCTTGGCCGCATCGGGCAAGGCTTCACCGCAGGCGCGATGATCCCCACCGCGCTCACCATCATCGCAACCCGATTGCCGCCTTCGCAGCAGCCCATCGGCACCGCCCTGTTCGGTTCCACCGTCATCATGGGGCCTGTCATGGGGCCTCTGGTCGGCGGCTGGCTGACCGAGAATTTCAGTTGGCACTATGCCTTCTTCGTCAACGTGCCGATCAGCATCATCCTCATGGTCCTGCTCTTTGTCGGTCTGCCCAAAGGCAAGATGAAGCTGGGTGAACTTATCAATGCCGACTGGTTCGGCGTGATCGGCATGGTGCTCGGCCTTGGCGGCATTACCGTCGTCCTGGAAGAAGGCCACCGCGAACAGTGGTTTGAATCCGCGCTGATCTGGCAATTGACCGCCATGACCGTGCTGGGCTTCGTGATGATTGGCATCGGGCAAGTCTATGCCAAACGCCCGGTCATTAAACTTGCCCTGTTGCGCAACCGTGCCTTTGCAGCGGTATTCACGCTGTCGCTGGTACTGGGCGCGGTCATGTTCGGCACGGCCTATGTCATTCCGCAATTCCTTGCCGCCGTGGCCGATTACAACGCATTGCAAGCGGGCAAGATCGTGTTTCTTTCGGGCATTCCCGCTGCACTGATGATGCCCATGTTCCCCATCCTTGTTGCACGGGTGGATCTGCGCGTAATTGTGGGCACCGGCATCATCCTGCTTGGCCTGTCGTGCTACATGGACGTCAGCCTTACCGCCCAGTCACGCGGCAGCGATTTCGTGGTGACCCAGCTCTTGCGCGGGCTTGGTACTGTGTTCTGTATGCTGTTCCTCAATCAGGCCGCCATCAGTTCGGTGTCTGTCGAGGAAGCCGGTGACGGTGCAGGCCTGTTCAACGCAGGTCGTAACCTTGGCGGTTCCATTGGTCTCGCCCTGCTTGCCACGCTGCAGGATGAACGCTGGGAATTTCACCGCTGGAGCCTGCACAGCGCGCTGGGGGCCAACAACCTCAACGTGCAGGATTGGGTCAGCCAGCAGGCGATGACGTATGGCGGCGGCCCCGATGGCATGGCCGCAGCGCTCAGGTCGCTTGACGGGCAGGTGCTGCGCGAAGCTCTGGTCATGGCCTTCAACGATGATTTCATGGCGCTGACCGTGGGCATTGTGCTCGTCGCGCCGCTTGTTCTGCTCCTGCGCCCGCTTCCCAAGGGCTACCACGCAAAGGCTGCACACTGA
- a CDS encoding ATP-binding protein, whose protein sequence is MSANIVIGADRSGAPVRIDVEELLATRLLVQGNSGSGKSHLLRRLLEESASIVQQVVIDPEGDFVTLAEPFGHVVVDGSAYDATEIAKLAARIRKHRASVILTLDGLELEAQMRCAAVFLNTLFDAPRDEWYPALVVVDEAQMFAPAAAGDVSDEVRRLSLSAMTNLMCRGRKRGLAGVIATQRLAKLAKNVAAEASNFLMGRTFLDIDMARAADLLGMERRQAETIRDLERGHFLGLGPAIARRPVGVRVADVQTRARNVVQGLMPLPNAAGAAMESILLSEPLAMEPPPRAPEPEAVVVESGELLEQIEGYVPASEQVEPPVAPSLFEAEETAASIASTLAEMAQEPDCTFQPAAQLYQDFTVRCRMLRILPGMDLNAFRRRFAMAVAGIFDDSEAQWQDLLRIGRDVPDDLLAPFLVLARAAVEGAPCPDDDRLAEIYGTRSSGRIRRLLEHLEKSNLIVVRTDYGGRRSVGIPALGMTTAPVEA, encoded by the coding sequence GTGAGCGCAAATATAGTCATCGGCGCCGACCGGTCCGGCGCACCTGTCAGGATCGACGTCGAGGAACTTCTTGCCACCCGCCTGCTGGTGCAGGGCAACAGCGGGTCGGGCAAGTCGCACCTGCTGCGCCGGTTGCTGGAGGAAAGCGCCAGCATCGTTCAGCAGGTGGTGATCGACCCGGAAGGCGACTTTGTGACGCTGGCTGAACCGTTCGGCCATGTCGTGGTTGACGGGTCGGCCTATGACGCCACTGAAATTGCCAAGCTGGCGGCGCGTATCCGCAAGCATCGTGCATCGGTGATCCTGACACTGGACGGGCTGGAACTGGAAGCGCAGATGCGCTGTGCCGCCGTGTTCCTGAACACGCTGTTCGATGCCCCGCGCGATGAATGGTATCCTGCGCTGGTGGTGGTGGACGAAGCGCAGATGTTTGCGCCGGCTGCGGCGGGCGACGTTTCGGACGAAGTGCGCCGCCTGAGCCTTTCGGCGATGACCAACCTGATGTGCCGTGGCCGAAAGCGCGGGCTTGCAGGCGTTATTGCGACACAGCGACTTGCCAAGCTGGCCAAGAACGTGGCGGCAGAAGCGTCCAACTTCCTGATGGGCCGCACCTTTCTGGATATTGACATGGCCCGCGCGGCTGACCTTTTGGGCATGGAGCGCCGTCAGGCCGAAACGATCCGCGATCTGGAGCGCGGGCATTTCCTTGGGCTCGGGCCAGCCATCGCGCGGCGTCCGGTGGGGGTGCGTGTTGCCGATGTGCAGACCCGTGCGCGCAATGTGGTGCAGGGGTTGATGCCGCTGCCCAATGCGGCGGGGGCGGCGATGGAATCGATTTTGCTGTCCGAACCGCTGGCCATGGAACCGCCGCCGCGCGCGCCAGAACCGGAAGCGGTGGTGGTGGAAAGCGGCGAATTGCTGGAGCAGATCGAAGGCTACGTGCCTGCTTCTGAACAGGTGGAACCGCCAGTTGCGCCCAGCCTGTTCGAAGCCGAGGAAACTGCCGCCAGCATCGCTTCGACCCTGGCCGAAATGGCGCAGGAACCGGATTGCACGTTCCAGCCCGCTGCCCAGCTCTATCAGGATTTTACCGTGCGGTGCCGGATGTTGCGCATTTTGCCCGGCATGGATCTGAACGCCTTCCGCAGGCGCTTTGCCATGGCGGTTGCCGGGATTTTTGATGACAGTGAAGCGCAGTGGCAGGATCTGCTGCGCATCGGGCGTGACGTGCCGGATGATTTGCTTGCGCCGTTCCTTGTGCTGGCGCGTGCAGCGGTGGAAGGTGCGCCGTGCCCCGATGATGACCGACTGGCCGAAATTTATGGCACACGGTCATCAGGCCGCATTCGCCGCCTGCTGGAACATCTGGAAAAGAGCAATCTGATCGTGGTGCGCACCGATTATGGTGGGCGTCGTTCGGTGGGCATTCCGGCGCTGGGGATGACCACAGCGCCGGTTGAAGCCTGA